Proteins found in one Sorghum bicolor cultivar BTx623 chromosome 1, Sorghum_bicolor_NCBIv3, whole genome shotgun sequence genomic segment:
- the LOC8065638 gene encoding auxin-responsive protein SAUR36, with protein sequence MISAKRLVEMAKKWQRMAALARKRLTANPGKQAADGSCGASTSVAVKGHCVVYSSDGWRFEVPLAYLGTAVFSELLSMSQEEFGFAGNDGRITLPCDAAVMEYVMCLLGRDASEEVVRSLLSSIISMVRPCHHSVSGMVPSLRQSAICV encoded by the coding sequence ATGATCAGTGCCAAGAGACTTGTTGAGATGGCAAAGAAGTGGCAGAGAATGGCTGCCCTGGCGAGGAAGCGGCTGACGGCGAATCCGGGGAAACAAGCCGCCGATGGTTCGTGCGGCGCATCGACATCGGTGGCCGTCAAGGGCCACTGCGTCGTGTACTCCTCGGACGGGTGGCGGTTCGAGGTCCCGCTGGCTTATCTCGGCACAGCGGTGTTCAGCGAGCTCCTGTCCATGTCGCAGGAGGAGTTTGGGTTTGCCGGCAACGATGGCAGGATCACGTTGCCCTGTGACGCCGCAGTGATGGAGTACGTGATGTGTTTGCTTGGGCGAGACGCCTCTGAAGAGGTTGTGAGGTCGTTGTTGAGCTCCATCATCTCCATGGTCAGACCTTGCCACCACAGCGTCAGTGGCATGGTGCCATCGTTGCGCCAATCAGCTATCTGTGTATAG